A genomic region of Eucalyptus grandis isolate ANBG69807.140 chromosome 5, ASM1654582v1, whole genome shotgun sequence contains the following coding sequences:
- the LOC108959703 gene encoding uncharacterized protein LOC108959703: MGSLLKAGSISALVGTLAGLPLPLTQVAVVSRLVLPSGINFISCPLFKIAFCCAVGKYLDNVQLETGISGAFGFIRGEEERAVACMCRDHQGRLIGGHSCAIRASSPP; encoded by the exons ATGGGAAGTCTGTTAAAAGCAGGTTCTATATCTGCCTTGGTAGGTACCCTTGCGGGTCTACCGCTACCGCTCACTCAGGTCGCCGTGGTGTCCCGGCTGGTACTCCCTTCGGGGATTAACTTCATCAGCTGTCCGCTATTCAAAATCGCCTTCTGCTGCGCAGTCGGAAAATACTTGGACAACGTTCAGCTCGAGACAGGAATATCGGGGGCTTTCGGATTCATTAGAG gagaagaggagagagcaGTGGCGTGCATGTGCCGCGACCACCAAGGACGATTGATCGGGGGTCACTCCTGTGCCATTCGAGCTTCGTCGCCGCCATAG